One region of Anaeromyxobacter paludicola genomic DNA includes:
- a CDS encoding molybdopterin oxidoreductase family protein, translated as MTLARSACPYDCPDCCGLLVEVEAGRAVAVKGDPEHPYSRGTLCPKMNDYQRQVHSPQRLTTPLERVGAKGEGAFRPISWEAAVARIAERLREVAARHGAEAILPYSYAGTMGLVQRNAGHAFFHRLGASRLDRTICASGKEAGWKSVMGATLGLDPDEAAKSDLIVMWGLNAVATNLHFVQRVKQARARGARVWAIDTYETPTAALADEQVLVRPGSDGALALGLMHVLDRDGLTDRAFVEAHVQGHEALRAEVLPRFPPARVAEVTGLAPERIEALARAFAAARAPFIRLGNGLSRYGNGAMNVRCILGLSALAGSFGRDGGGCYAGSSGSEAFDVSVVTRPDLMPSPAPRIVNMNRLGEALAPSFPNPVKALFVYHSNPAAVAPDQNAVLAGLAREDLFTVVHERFLTDTARYADLVLPATSSLEHPDLYRSYGHYAVQRARPAIPPVGESKPNWELFQLLARAMGFEDEVFRRSADDLIDALLARPSPMREGLDRAALEAGRAVPLRLPADARRFRTPSGKMELLNPREARPLLDHLPTHEDGGALPLRLQTGVNPYTLNSTFMDREDLRAKAGGMRLQLSPAEARARGLSEGDAVVAWNGLGEVRFTLHVSAKIPDGLAVAEGVWWIAHAPGDRTVNALTSQRLSDQGGGSTFYDNRVDVRRAEAAPS; from the coding sequence ATGACCCTCGCCCGCTCCGCCTGCCCCTACGACTGCCCCGACTGCTGCGGCCTGCTGGTGGAGGTCGAGGCCGGCCGCGCCGTCGCGGTGAAGGGCGATCCGGAGCACCCGTACTCCAGGGGCACCCTCTGCCCCAAGATGAACGACTACCAGCGGCAGGTGCACTCGCCGCAGCGCCTGACCACCCCGCTCGAGCGGGTGGGCGCGAAGGGGGAGGGCGCCTTCCGGCCCATCTCCTGGGAGGCGGCCGTCGCCCGCATCGCCGAGCGGCTCCGCGAGGTGGCCGCGCGACACGGGGCGGAGGCCATCCTGCCCTACTCGTACGCCGGCACCATGGGGCTCGTGCAGCGCAACGCCGGGCACGCCTTCTTCCACAGGCTCGGCGCCTCCCGCCTCGACCGGACCATCTGCGCCTCCGGCAAGGAGGCCGGCTGGAAGTCGGTGATGGGCGCCACCCTCGGGCTCGATCCCGACGAGGCGGCGAAGAGCGACCTCATCGTCATGTGGGGGCTCAACGCCGTCGCCACCAACCTCCACTTCGTGCAGCGCGTGAAGCAGGCGCGCGCCCGCGGCGCCCGGGTCTGGGCCATCGACACCTACGAGACGCCGACCGCGGCGCTCGCCGACGAGCAGGTGTTGGTCCGGCCCGGCTCGGACGGCGCCCTGGCGCTCGGGCTCATGCACGTCCTCGATCGCGACGGGCTCACCGACCGGGCCTTCGTGGAGGCGCACGTCCAGGGCCACGAGGCGCTGCGCGCGGAGGTCCTGCCGCGCTTCCCGCCGGCCCGCGTGGCCGAGGTGACCGGGCTCGCGCCGGAGCGGATCGAGGCGCTCGCGCGCGCCTTCGCCGCCGCGAGGGCCCCCTTCATCCGGCTCGGCAACGGCCTCTCGCGCTACGGAAACGGCGCGATGAACGTCCGCTGCATCCTCGGCCTCTCCGCGCTCGCCGGCTCGTTCGGGCGCGACGGCGGGGGCTGCTACGCCGGCTCGTCGGGGAGCGAGGCGTTCGACGTGTCCGTGGTGACGCGCCCCGACCTCATGCCCTCGCCGGCCCCGCGCATCGTCAACATGAACCGGCTCGGCGAGGCGCTCGCGCCCTCCTTCCCGAACCCGGTCAAGGCGCTCTTCGTCTACCACTCCAACCCGGCGGCGGTGGCGCCCGACCAGAACGCCGTGCTCGCCGGCCTCGCGCGCGAGGACCTCTTCACCGTGGTCCACGAGCGGTTCCTCACCGACACCGCGCGCTACGCCGACCTGGTGCTCCCGGCGACCAGCTCCCTCGAGCACCCGGACCTCTACCGCTCCTACGGCCACTACGCCGTCCAGCGGGCGCGCCCCGCCATCCCGCCGGTCGGGGAGTCGAAGCCGAACTGGGAGCTGTTCCAGCTGCTCGCGCGGGCCATGGGGTTCGAGGACGAGGTGTTCCGGCGGAGCGCCGACGACCTCATCGACGCGCTCCTGGCGCGCCCGTCGCCGATGCGCGAGGGGCTCGACCGCGCCGCGCTCGAGGCGGGGCGGGCGGTGCCGCTGCGGCTCCCGGCCGACGCCCGCCGCTTCCGCACGCCGTCCGGGAAGATGGAGCTCCTCAACCCGCGGGAGGCGCGGCCGCTCCTCGATCACCTCCCGACGCACGAGGACGGCGGCGCCCTGCCGCTCCGGCTGCAGACCGGCGTCAACCCGTACACGCTCAACTCGACCTTCATGGATCGCGAGGACCTGCGGGCCAAGGCCGGCGGCATGCGGCTGCAGCTCTCTCCCGCCGAGGCCCGGGCGCGCGGGCTCTCGGAGGGCGACGCCGTGGTGGCCTGGAACGGGCTCGGCGAGGTCCGGTTCACGCTGCACGTCAGCGCGAAGATCCCGGATGGGTTGGCGGTCGCCGAGGGGGTCTGGTGGATCGCCCACGCGCCGGGCGACCGGACGGTCAACGCCCTGACCTCCCAGCGGCTCTCGGACCAGGGCGGCGGCTCCACGTTCTACGACAACCGCGTGGACGTGCGGCGGGCCGAGGCCGCGCCGAGCTAG